From the Psilocybe cubensis strain MGC-MH-2018 chromosome 9, whole genome shotgun sequence genome, one window contains:
- a CDS encoding Sphingolipid delta(4)-desaturase has protein sequence MSEINYSLFGGAESLDEGRTPPSKFNRAPRRTFAVNEGDESVRDEYAYTALPQDPKDFLWLMTEEPHRSRRMAIMRAHPEVTKLMGREPLTKYVVLFVVSLQVTIAILMRHHSPLSPLFIFLAYAIGGTANHNLFLAIHEITHNLAFRRIAPNKILAIFANLPIGIPYSAAFKGYHIEHHKFLGQDGIDTDLPTRLEIICLNNVLGKVFFATFQILFYALRPTFVRAQTLTYWHFLNILAQVVFDYMLVSTFGTRPLIYLIMSSFFAGSLHPCAGHFIAEHYLWDGLEQETYSYYGPLNILAYNVGYHNEHHDFPSIPWTRLPALKALAPEFYDTIPSHPSWPMVIVNFIRDKEVGIFARAKRIGKGRRIEISVAGGPGATSGISCSKIVDLDDEAIDQEIESSSEGDLTESDKSE, from the exons ATGTCCGAAATAA ATTATAGCCTTTTTGGAGGAGCTGAAAGTCTTGATGAAGGCAGAACACCCCCCTCCAAGTTCAACAGGGCACCACGACGGACATTCGCTGTCAACGAAGGAGATGAGAGTGTCAGAGACGAGTATGCATATACTGCACTTCCTCAGGACCCAAAGGACTTTCTATGGTTGATGACGGAAGAACCACATCGTTCACGAAGGATGGCCATCATGAGGGCACACCCAGAG GTCACCAAGCTCATGGGCCGCGAACCCCTGACAAAATACGTTGTACTCTTCGTCGTGTCCCTACAAGTGACCATTGCCATCCTTATGCGACACCACTCACCCCTCTCTCCCTTATTCATCTTCCTTGCTTACGCGATTGGGGGCACCGCTAATCACAATCTGTTCCTTGCTATCCACGAAATCACGCACAACCTCGCCTTTCGCAGGATAGCACCAAACAAGATATTGGCAATTTTTGCCAATTTACCCATTGGCATTCCTTATTCAGCTGCGTTCAAG GGATATCACATCGAACACCACAAATTCCTCGGCCAGGATGGCATCGATACGGACTTACCCACGAGGCTTGAGATTATTTGCCTCAACAACGTATTGGGAAAAGTGTTCTTTGC GACATTCCAAATTCTCTTTTATGCCCTCCGGCCGACCTTTGTTCGTGCCCAGACTTTGACCTATTGGCACTTCCTCAACATCTTGGCTCAAGTAGTCTTCGACTACATGCTCGTCTCAACCTTTGGGACGAGGCCACTAATTTACCTCATCATGAGTAGCTTTTTTGCAGGGAGCTTGCATCCGTGTGCTGGCCACTTTATTGCAGAGCATTACCTTTGGGATGGTCTTGAGCAAGAGACATACAGTTACTATGGACCGTTAAATATCCTGGCTTATAAT GTCGGATATCATAACGAGCACCATGACTTCCCATCTATACCTTGGACACGCCTCCCAGCTTTGAAAGCTCTTGCCCCTGAATTTTACGATACTATACCTTCACATCCCTCCTGGCCCATGGTCATTGTGAATTTCATTCGTGATAAAGAAGTTGGTATCTTCGCGCGTGCTAAGAGAATCGGCAAAGGACGAAGAATTGAAATCAGTGTTGCTGGCGGCCCTGGTGCAACGTCAGGCATCTCATGCAGTAAAATTGTCGACCTGGATGATGAAGCCATAGATCAAGAAATCGAATCGAGCTCGGAGGGGGATTTGACCGAGTCGGATAAAAGCGAGTAG